One Nicotiana tomentosiformis chromosome 4, ASM39032v3, whole genome shotgun sequence genomic window carries:
- the LOC138909809 gene encoding uncharacterized protein — MPEVPKYDGTSDPQEHITTYTMAVKENDLAPHEIESVLLKKFGETLTRGALEWYSLLPEHSIDSFEMLVDSFINAHVGARKVQAQKADIFRIAQGESELLREFVTRFQKERMFLSIVPDEWAPEVFTKGLNPRGSDASRKLKESLLEFQATTWADVHNRYESKIRIKDDQVGSISSANGRENNREKPKDDYDADRRTSRGQFLPYEHTKGRGRRRDLSWSKQ; from the coding sequence atgcctgaagttccaaagtatgatggaacttcagacccacaggaacatattaccacctacacaatggcGGTGAAAGAAAATGATCTAGCTCCTcatgaaattgaatctgtgttgctaaagaaattcggtgaaaccctcacGAGGGGAGCCCTAGAGTGGTATTCGTTactgcccgagcattccatagattcctttgagatgctcgtggATTCTTTTATTAATGCTCACGTCGGGGCCAGAAAGGTGCAAGCCCAGAAGGCTGACATATTTAGAATCGCACAAGGAGAATCagaattattacgagagtttgttacacgattccagaaagaaagaatgtttctCTCGAtcgtcccggatgaatgggcaccTGAAgtattcaccaaaggattgaatccgagaGGCTCAGATGCTTCCaggaagctgaaggagagcctgcttgagtttcaagcaacaacctgggcagatgttcacaaccggtacgagtcgaagataaggatcaaagatgaccaggtcggttctATATCATCGGCCAACGGACGGGAGAATAACAGAGAAAAACcaaaggatgactacgacgcgGATAGACGGACTTCGAGGGGTCAGTTCTTACCCTACGAGCATACCAAAGGCCGTGGCAGACGGAGGGACTTATCGTGGTCGAAGCAATAG